Proteins encoded in a region of the Paenibacillus sp. E222 genome:
- a CDS encoding protein arginine kinase produces MPNLRFTEKALSDWMRSDAADSEIVISSRVRIARNLQHYPFPMLASNEQSEEVLNKLSEVLQYDDVHAFGDFHTLDLIDIDDLDKRVLVEKHLISPSLANESRNGAVILSEDESVSIMINEEDHLRIQCLYPGFQVKEAWEKASAIDDAFEAHVDYAFDDRRGYLTSCPTNVGTGVRASVMMHLPALVMTQQIGRILTAVSQVGLTVRGIYGEGSEAMGNLFQISNQITLGQTEQEVIDNLHSVVLQMIGHERTARERLITDSRLRITDRVMRSYGILSHAAIVDSKEAAQRLSDVRLGVDLGLLDGLSITVMNELNVMTQPGFLQKTFGEDMRTDERDIYRAQLIRDTISAANQS; encoded by the coding sequence ATGCCTAATCTTCGTTTTACAGAGAAGGCGCTCAGCGACTGGATGCGTAGTGATGCGGCTGATTCCGAGATCGTCATTAGCAGCCGGGTCCGGATCGCACGCAACCTGCAGCATTATCCGTTTCCGATGCTGGCTTCCAATGAGCAATCGGAAGAAGTGCTGAATAAGCTGAGCGAAGTACTTCAATACGATGACGTTCATGCCTTTGGAGATTTTCATACTCTGGATCTGATTGATATCGATGACCTTGACAAACGGGTGCTGGTGGAGAAACATCTGATCAGTCCCAGTCTTGCGAACGAATCCAGAAATGGTGCTGTTATTCTCAGTGAGGATGAATCTGTAAGTATTATGATTAATGAAGAGGATCATCTTCGTATCCAGTGCCTCTATCCGGGGTTCCAGGTGAAAGAAGCCTGGGAGAAAGCTTCCGCCATAGATGATGCTTTTGAAGCGCATGTGGATTATGCTTTTGATGACCGCAGAGGATATTTAACCAGTTGCCCTACAAATGTAGGTACAGGTGTAAGAGCATCTGTCATGATGCATCTGCCCGCTCTGGTGATGACACAGCAGATCGGCCGCATTCTAACCGCAGTCTCCCAAGTCGGACTGACTGTACGGGGAATTTACGGTGAAGGCAGTGAGGCGATGGGTAACCTGTTCCAAATCTCGAACCAGATCACACTGGGGCAGACGGAACAAGAAGTCATTGATAACCTGCATAGCGTTGTGTTACAGATGATTGGGCATGAACGTACCGCCAGAGAACGGTTAATTACCGACTCCAGACTGCGTATTACCGACAGGGTTATGCGGTCATATGGCATTCTGTCCCATGCTGCAATTGTCGATTCGAAGGAAGCTGCACAGCGTTTGTCTGATGTTCGACTTGGTGTGGATCTCGGCTTGTTGGACGGCTTGTCCATAACCGTGATGAACGAGTTGAATGTGATGACGCAGCCGGGCTTTTTGCAGAAAACATTTGGGGAAGACATGCGGACAGATGAGCGTGACATATATCGGGCTCAGTTGATTCGTGATACGATCAGTGCAGCCAATCAATCTTAG
- the ispF gene encoding 2-C-methyl-D-erythritol 2,4-cyclodiphosphate synthase yields MIRVGQGFDVHQLVEGRPCIIGGVTIPYEKGLLGHSDADVLLHAISDAILGALALGDIGKHFPDTDPEFKDADSLKLLEHVWQLVKDRGYRLGNIDSTIIAQKPKMAPYVPQMAEVIAKALEADVTQVNVKATTTEQLGFPGRGEGIAAQSVVCLVRV; encoded by the coding sequence ATGATACGTGTAGGACAGGGATTCGATGTACATCAACTGGTAGAGGGACGCCCATGCATTATTGGCGGGGTCACGATCCCTTATGAAAAAGGACTGCTGGGTCACTCGGACGCAGACGTGCTGCTGCATGCCATCAGTGATGCCATTCTTGGTGCGCTTGCACTTGGGGATATTGGCAAACACTTCCCGGATACCGATCCGGAGTTCAAGGATGCGGATAGCCTGAAACTGCTGGAGCATGTGTGGCAGTTGGTGAAGGATCGTGGATACCGTCTGGGGAACATCGATTCAACCATTATTGCACAGAAACCGAAGATGGCACCTTACGTTCCGCAGATGGCCGAGGTTATTGCCAAGGCACTTGAAGCGGATGTAACTCAGGTGAATGTCAAAGCGACAACAACAGAGCAACTCGGATTCCCCGGACGGGGAGAGGGGATAGCTGCCCAATCGGTTGTTTGCCTTGTTCGCGTGTGA
- the radA gene encoding DNA repair protein RadA: MAKVKTKFQCTECGYEAPKWYGKCPGCQSWNSMVEETETVVKTQGRNSPLFESKDKPLPIIDIDSGQEPRVQTGIEELNRVLGGGIVPGSLVLVGGDPGIGKSTLMLQTSHALTHSGLRVLYVSGEESVKQTKLRADRLGALSPELYVLCETNMERVEEAVEQIQPHFLVIDSIQTVYLPEVTSAPGSVAQVRECTSRFMRIAKGRGIATVLVGHVTKEGAIAGPRMLEHMVDCVLYFEGERHHTYRLLRAVKNRFGSTNEIGIFEMGEDGLREVGNPSELFLSERPLGVAGSTVVASMEGTRPLLVELQALISTTHFPSPRRMATGVDLHRLNLIIAVLEKRMGMFLQTQDAYLNVAGGVRLDEPAVDLAVAISIASSLRDVPTKPDDVIFGEIGLTGEVRAVSRAEQRVKEAQKLGFKRVILPEKSLKGWKHPRGIQLIGVNTVADALAVALD, encoded by the coding sequence GTGGCCAAAGTTAAAACCAAGTTTCAGTGTACGGAATGCGGCTATGAAGCCCCCAAATGGTACGGCAAATGTCCGGGTTGTCAGTCTTGGAATTCAATGGTGGAAGAAACCGAAACAGTGGTCAAAACACAAGGGAGAAATTCCCCTCTTTTTGAGAGTAAAGATAAGCCACTTCCCATCATAGATATAGATAGCGGTCAGGAACCGCGTGTACAGACTGGAATTGAAGAGCTAAACCGGGTTTTGGGCGGCGGAATTGTTCCAGGATCTCTCGTTCTGGTGGGCGGAGACCCCGGAATCGGAAAATCAACGTTAATGTTGCAAACATCTCATGCATTGACTCATTCAGGTTTGCGCGTGTTATATGTCTCAGGCGAGGAATCCGTTAAGCAAACGAAATTGCGGGCTGACCGTCTGGGTGCGCTGTCTCCTGAGTTATATGTACTATGTGAGACCAATATGGAGCGGGTTGAGGAAGCGGTGGAGCAGATCCAACCGCATTTTCTAGTCATCGACTCCATTCAGACCGTATATCTGCCAGAAGTCACCAGTGCTCCCGGTAGTGTAGCTCAGGTAAGGGAATGTACGTCACGGTTCATGCGGATCGCCAAAGGGCGAGGCATTGCAACCGTACTTGTGGGGCATGTTACGAAAGAAGGTGCTATTGCCGGTCCCCGTATGTTGGAGCATATGGTGGACTGTGTTCTTTATTTTGAAGGAGAGCGGCATCATACGTATCGCCTTTTACGTGCGGTCAAGAACCGTTTTGGTTCGACCAATGAGATCGGTATTTTTGAAATGGGCGAAGATGGACTTCGTGAAGTAGGCAACCCTTCTGAGCTCTTTTTGTCAGAACGTCCACTGGGTGTGGCTGGTTCTACCGTAGTGGCCAGCATGGAGGGCACACGTCCTCTGCTTGTGGAATTGCAGGCATTGATTTCTACCACACATTTCCCTTCTCCCCGACGTATGGCAACTGGGGTAGATCTCCATCGATTAAATTTGATTATTGCGGTACTGGAGAAACGGATGGGCATGTTCCTGCAAACACAGGATGCTTATCTGAACGTAGCTGGTGGTGTGAGATTAGATGAGCCGGCAGTGGACTTGGCGGTTGCTATAAGTATCGCATCCAGCTTGAGAGATGTGCCTACCAAGCCAGATGACGTCATCTTTGGGGAAATCGGCTTGACGGGTGAGGTTCGGGCCGTTTCGCGGGCTGAACAACGTGTGAAAGAAGCTCAGAAATTGGGCTTCAAGCGTGTCATTTTACCAGAAAAAAGCTTAAAGGGCTGGAAACATCCTCGCGGGATACAACTGATCGGTGTGAATACCGTGGCAGATGCACTAGCGGTTGCTTTAGATTAG
- a CDS encoding UvrB/UvrC motif-containing protein, which translates to MLCQECNKRPATLHFTKIVNGEKTEFHICESCAREKGEMIPGTSNGFSIHNLLSGLLDFEPSGKNGNTGATPAQSLRCEECGMTYSQFSKIGRFGCSSCYKYFDSRLDPLFKRVHGSTSHVGKVPARAGGRIKVKRQIADLKRDLQESITQEEFEEAAQIRDQIRELEKEIAQE; encoded by the coding sequence GTGCTGTGCCAAGAATGCAACAAACGACCGGCAACACTCCATTTCACGAAGATCGTGAACGGAGAGAAGACGGAATTCCATATTTGTGAGTCATGTGCTCGTGAAAAAGGGGAAATGATTCCCGGAACATCCAACGGATTTTCTATTCACAACTTATTGTCCGGGTTGCTTGATTTTGAACCCTCAGGCAAGAATGGCAATACGGGAGCAACACCTGCACAATCCCTTCGTTGTGAAGAATGCGGCATGACCTATTCACAGTTTAGCAAAATCGGCCGCTTTGGCTGTAGTTCTTGTTATAAATATTTTGACAGTCGTTTGGACCCGCTATTCAAACGGGTTCATGGCAGCACTTCCCACGTGGGGAAAGTGCCTGCACGAGCTGGTGGCCGCATCAAGGTCAAAAGACAGATTGCTGATCTGAAACGGGATCTTCAGGAGAGCATAACGCAAGAGGAGTTTGAAGAAGCTGCTCAAATTCGTGATCAGATCAGGGAACTTGAAAAAGAAATAGCTCAGGAGTAA
- the clpC gene encoding ATP-dependent protease ATP-binding subunit ClpC, with protein MMFGRFTERAQKVLALAQEEAVRLGHNNIGTEHILLGLIREGEGIAAKALIGLGLGLEKIQDEVETLIGRGQEQPTNIAYTPRAKKVIELSMDEARKLGHTYVGTEHILLGLIREGEGVAARVLNNLGISLNKARQQVLQLLGSSEAVSSHNGTPANVSTPTLDSLARDLTAYARENNLDPVIGRSKEIERVIQVLSRRTKNNPVLIGEPGVGKTAIAEGLAQKIIANEIPETLRDKRVMTLDMGSVVAGTKYRGEFEDRLKKIMDEIRQAGNIVLFIDELHTLIGAGGAEGAIDASNILKPALARGELQCIGATTLDEYRKYIEKDAALERRFQPITVDQPSPEEAIQILHGLRDRYEAHHRVKITDEAIVQAVKLSDRYITDRFLPDKAIDLIDEAGSKVRLNSYTIPPNLKQLESRLEDIRKEKDAAVQSQEFEKAAALRDTEQKIREELDVTKNQWKEKQGRTDSEVTPEDIAQVVANWTGIPVNKLKEEETQRLMNLESILHERVIGQDEAVKSVSRAVRRARAGLKDPKRPMGSFIFLGPTGVGKTELARALAEAMFGDENAVIRIDMSEYGEKHSTSRLVGAPPGYVGYEEGGQLTEKVRRKPYSVVLLDEIEKAHPEVFNILLQVLEDGRLTDSKGRVVDFRNTLIILTSNVGAEAIKRNSTLGFTAVVDAGADYDNMKGKVMDELKKSFRPEFLNRIDEIIVFHSLEEKHIAEIVTLMSEELRKRLREYEVDFELTDNAKAFLAKAGFDPAYGARPLRRAIQKHIEDKLSEELLTGNVIKGDSLLIDEENGALSVTKKEVVVPSTEEIETK; from the coding sequence ATGATGTTTGGAAGATTTACGGAACGGGCCCAAAAGGTGCTCGCATTGGCGCAGGAAGAAGCTGTCCGTCTTGGTCATAATAACATCGGTACAGAGCACATTTTGCTCGGCCTCATTCGTGAAGGCGAAGGCATCGCAGCCAAAGCGCTGATCGGCCTGGGACTCGGATTGGAAAAAATTCAAGATGAAGTAGAAACGCTGATTGGCCGCGGTCAAGAGCAACCTACGAACATTGCATATACGCCTCGAGCGAAAAAAGTAATTGAACTGTCTATGGATGAAGCGCGCAAATTGGGCCATACCTATGTAGGCACAGAGCATATCCTGCTCGGATTGATCCGAGAAGGCGAAGGGGTTGCGGCACGTGTGCTGAACAACCTGGGTATTAGTTTGAACAAGGCACGTCAACAAGTATTGCAACTGCTTGGCAGCAGTGAAGCTGTATCCAGTCATAACGGTACACCTGCCAATGTCAGCACACCAACACTGGACAGTCTGGCACGTGACCTCACGGCGTATGCCAGAGAGAACAACCTGGACCCCGTGATTGGACGTAGTAAAGAAATTGAACGTGTTATTCAGGTACTGAGCCGTCGTACCAAGAATAACCCGGTACTGATCGGTGAACCAGGTGTAGGTAAAACAGCCATTGCTGAAGGACTTGCACAAAAAATCATCGCGAATGAAATTCCGGAGACTTTGCGTGACAAACGTGTCATGACATTGGATATGGGTTCGGTTGTTGCAGGTACAAAATATCGTGGTGAATTCGAAGATCGTCTGAAAAAAATTATGGATGAGATTCGTCAAGCGGGTAACATCGTCCTGTTCATTGACGAATTGCATACCCTGATTGGTGCAGGTGGAGCGGAAGGTGCAATTGATGCTTCGAACATTTTGAAACCGGCGTTGGCCCGTGGAGAATTACAGTGCATCGGTGCAACAACACTGGATGAATACCGCAAATATATCGAGAAGGATGCTGCCCTGGAGCGTCGTTTCCAACCGATCACTGTGGATCAACCTTCTCCAGAAGAAGCAATTCAGATTTTACACGGCTTGCGTGATCGTTACGAAGCGCATCACCGGGTGAAAATTACGGATGAAGCGATTGTACAGGCGGTTAAACTGTCTGACCGGTACATTACAGACCGCTTCCTGCCGGACAAAGCAATTGACCTGATTGATGAGGCGGGTTCCAAAGTCAGATTGAACTCTTACACGATCCCACCAAACCTCAAACAACTGGAAAGCCGTCTTGAAGATATCCGTAAGGAAAAAGACGCAGCGGTTCAAAGTCAGGAGTTCGAAAAAGCAGCAGCTCTGCGTGACACGGAACAAAAAATTCGTGAAGAGCTGGATGTAACGAAGAACCAATGGAAAGAAAAACAAGGTCGCACGGATTCTGAAGTAACGCCTGAGGATATCGCGCAAGTGGTAGCCAACTGGACTGGAATTCCGGTGAACAAGCTGAAAGAAGAAGAAACACAACGCTTGATGAACCTGGAATCTATTCTTCATGAACGTGTCATCGGTCAAGATGAGGCTGTGAAGTCCGTCAGCCGTGCAGTTCGTCGTGCTCGGGCCGGATTGAAAGATCCGAAACGTCCGATGGGTTCATTTATCTTCCTGGGTCCTACCGGGGTAGGTAAAACCGAGCTGGCTCGTGCACTTGCAGAAGCCATGTTCGGCGATGAAAATGCAGTCATCCGGATTGATATGTCCGAGTATGGTGAGAAGCATTCCACTTCAAGACTCGTCGGAGCGCCTCCGGGATATGTGGGATATGAAGAAGGTGGACAGCTGACTGAGAAAGTTCGTCGTAAACCTTACTCCGTTGTCCTGCTCGATGAGATCGAGAAAGCACATCCGGAAGTATTCAACATCTTGCTGCAAGTGCTTGAGGATGGTCGTCTGACCGACTCCAAAGGACGCGTCGTAGACTTCCGGAATACGTTGATCATTTTGACATCCAATGTGGGTGCAGAAGCGATCAAACGTAATTCTACACTGGGCTTTACGGCAGTAGTGGATGCAGGTGCGGATTACGATAACATGAAGGGTAAAGTGATGGATGAGCTGAAGAAAAGCTTCCGTCCTGAGTTCCTTAACCGGATTGATGAAATTATCGTGTTCCACTCTCTTGAAGAGAAACATATCGCGGAGATTGTTACACTGATGAGCGAAGAGCTTCGCAAACGGCTGCGTGAGTATGAGGTCGACTTTGAACTCACCGACAATGCCAAGGCATTCCTTGCCAAAGCAGGCTTCGATCCAGCCTATGGTGCTCGTCCGCTTCGTCGGGCGATCCAGAAGCATATTGAAGACAAATTGTCTGAAGAGTTGCTCACGGGTAATGTGATCAAAGGTGATTCGTTACTCATCGATGAAGAGAATGGAGCATTGTCGGTAACGAAAAAAGAAGTTGTTGTTCCTTCTACTGAGGAAATCGAAACGAAATAA
- the pssA gene encoding CDP-diacylglycerol--serine O-phosphatidyltransferase has translation MLTRFIPNLFTLGNLFLGMMAILLAIDGNYSLAAILVIIAMLLDGLDGRVARALNAQSEFGKELDSLSDMVSFGAAPALIIFMVSFQDATTVLAWIATASFPICGAIRLARFNVRPGIPGYFTGLPIPAAGGVLATLSLFNKDIGPVSMMIATLLLSYLMVSSLKYPNFKKVGLPRKAIWIAPWVIVFAVVVAVMFPEQLSKLIFIPLVLYALYGMKHNMRTAASRNRAKKRKEEKSSRPSDR, from the coding sequence ATGTTAACCAGATTCATTCCGAATCTCTTTACCTTGGGTAATCTGTTTCTTGGAATGATGGCAATCCTGCTTGCAATTGATGGGAATTATAGTTTGGCTGCGATTTTGGTCATTATTGCGATGTTGCTGGATGGTCTGGATGGCCGTGTGGCACGTGCACTTAATGCCCAGAGTGAGTTTGGTAAAGAGCTGGATTCTTTGTCTGACATGGTTTCATTTGGTGCAGCTCCAGCTCTGATTATATTCATGGTCTCGTTTCAGGATGCAACAACGGTTCTTGCCTGGATCGCAACCGCAAGCTTTCCCATTTGTGGGGCTATCCGGCTTGCCCGGTTTAACGTTCGCCCCGGCATCCCCGGGTACTTTACAGGTTTACCGATTCCAGCGGCCGGAGGGGTACTGGCTACACTGTCCCTGTTTAATAAGGATATCGGTCCCGTGAGTATGATGATTGCCACGTTGCTGTTATCGTATCTGATGGTAAGTTCGCTGAAATACCCCAATTTCAAAAAGGTTGGTCTGCCGCGCAAAGCGATTTGGATTGCACCTTGGGTTATCGTCTTCGCGGTAGTGGTGGCGGTCATGTTTCCAGAACAATTGTCCAAATTGATCTTTATTCCACTTGTGTTATACGCTCTTTATGGGATGAAGCATAATATGCGGACGGCAGCCTCACGTAACCGGGCCAAAAAGCGTAAAGAAGAGAAGTCTTCCCGTCCATCCGATCGCTAG
- the ispD gene encoding 2-C-methyl-D-erythritol 4-phosphate cytidylyltransferase, which produces MDKGWGVVIVAAGRGTRMGTTESKQFLLLQDKPVFIHTLEVFAAMDEVSEMVLVTGATDVERCQEWVKEYRLESHVRVIPGGKERQHSVHEGLKALGTDWVLVHDGVRPFINREQIMGCMKAAMSGGAAVLAVPVKDTIKQVNADGIVTATPDRSSLWSIQTPQAFRLSSLILAYESADRDGFLGTDDAMLAERQGMSVKVVEGSYTNIKLTTPEDLEYAAFLLKGEKKR; this is translated from the coding sequence ATGGATAAAGGGTGGGGTGTTGTCATTGTGGCGGCAGGTCGGGGGACCCGGATGGGAACAACCGAGAGTAAGCAGTTTCTGCTGCTGCAGGACAAGCCCGTTTTCATACATACGCTTGAAGTGTTTGCGGCTATGGACGAGGTCAGCGAAATGGTGCTGGTCACGGGAGCTACCGATGTTGAACGCTGCCAGGAATGGGTAAAAGAATACCGACTGGAATCACATGTCCGTGTCATCCCCGGAGGGAAAGAGAGACAGCATTCGGTCCACGAAGGCCTTAAGGCACTAGGGACAGACTGGGTCCTCGTTCACGACGGGGTACGTCCTTTTATAAACCGTGAGCAGATTATGGGATGTATGAAGGCCGCCATGTCGGGTGGAGCAGCTGTATTGGCCGTTCCAGTGAAGGACACGATCAAACAAGTAAATGCGGATGGAATCGTTACGGCGACGCCGGACCGCAGCAGTCTGTGGAGCATTCAAACCCCGCAGGCTTTTCGTCTTTCTTCCCTGATACTTGCTTACGAATCGGCGGACCGGGACGGATTTCTAGGAACGGATGACGCAATGCTGGCTGAACGCCAGGGAATGTCGGTCAAGGTTGTGGAAGGCAGTTATACGAATATCAAATTAACGACGCCGGAAGATTTGGAATACGCCGCGTTTTTGCTCAAGGGAGAGAAGAAGCGATGA
- the disA gene encoding DNA integrity scanning diadenylate cyclase DisA, with amino-acid sequence MKDSSQLDNMNELLRLIAPGTPFREGLENVLRAKTGALLVVGYSPEVMEVVDGGFSINCDFSPNYLYELAKMDGAIILSEDLKRILYANTQLIPDSSISSSETGIRHRTAERVAKQTGKLVVSISQRRNIITLYQGTLRYSLKEIGVILTKANQAIQTLEKYKAVLTQSLTNLSASEFEELVTIPEVVNVIQRTEMVMRIKTEIKRYIHELGNEGRLISMQMEELVGTTEEEAWLLYKDYARDDSDDKIREIIVGLKRLSDDELLDAHHIVRLLGYPSSAATSEDSVAPRGYRVLNKIPRLPNVIIHNLVDQFEQLPHVIMATIEELDEVDGIGEVRARTIKEGLKRLQEQMFIDRQM; translated from the coding sequence ATGAAAGATTCGAGCCAACTGGATAATATGAACGAATTGTTAAGGCTGATCGCACCAGGTACACCTTTCCGCGAAGGTCTGGAGAACGTGCTGCGTGCCAAGACGGGTGCACTGCTGGTTGTAGGATACAGCCCTGAAGTGATGGAAGTAGTGGATGGAGGATTCTCGATTAATTGTGATTTCTCCCCGAACTATCTGTATGAACTCGCCAAGATGGATGGTGCCATCATCCTTAGCGAGGATTTAAAGCGTATTTTATACGCCAACACACAGCTCATTCCTGACTCATCCATCTCTTCATCTGAGACGGGGATCCGTCACCGGACGGCTGAGCGTGTCGCAAAACAAACAGGCAAATTAGTCGTATCCATATCGCAGCGCCGGAATATTATCACCTTATATCAAGGAACACTACGGTATTCCCTCAAAGAAATTGGGGTTATTTTGACCAAGGCGAATCAAGCGATTCAAACCTTGGAAAAATACAAAGCTGTATTGACACAGTCCCTTACGAATCTGAGTGCCTCCGAGTTCGAGGAACTGGTAACGATTCCTGAGGTGGTTAATGTCATTCAGCGTACGGAAATGGTTATGCGGATCAAAACGGAAATCAAGCGTTATATTCATGAACTCGGCAACGAGGGACGTCTGATCTCCATGCAGATGGAGGAACTCGTCGGTACTACGGAAGAAGAAGCCTGGTTGCTGTATAAGGACTATGCCCGTGATGACAGTGATGACAAAATCCGTGAGATTATCGTTGGTCTGAAAAGATTATCGGACGATGAATTGCTGGATGCACATCATATCGTACGTCTGCTGGGATACCCTTCGTCAGCAGCTACGTCCGAAGATTCGGTTGCACCTCGCGGATATCGGGTATTAAATAAGATCCCCCGCTTGCCGAATGTCATCATCCATAACCTGGTGGATCAGTTCGAACAATTGCCTCATGTCATCATGGCTACAATTGAAGAGCTGGACGAAGTGGACGGGATTGGAGAGGTACGCGCCCGAACCATTAAGGAAGGTCTCAAGCGTTTGCAGGAGCAGATGTTTATTGACAGACAAATGTAA
- a CDS encoding PIN/TRAM domain-containing protein, which translates to MWKKGILTFTGLCGAWFGYTAYHLAGKSVPWMAEWIQSAGLLGAGVSTLLGAVLFMSVCNIGGTLMATRLHNSIDSLAKVPMNELAAGAAGTVAGLLVALLLYPCVAWLGTAGEVLQVALTVVSSYTGYMLAMAKKDDLAAFWMSGRWGHPEVDEDRRLEEHKILDTSVIIDGRIADICKTGFIEGTIVIPEFVLEELQHIADSSDLLKRNRGRRGLDILNKIQKELDVKVLIYEGDFEEISEVDSKLVKLAKVLQGKVVTNDFNLNKVCELQGVSVLNINDLANAVKPVVLPGEEIMVQIIKDGKEHGQGVAYLDDGTMIVVEGGREYIGMMMEVLVTSVLQTSAGRMIFAKPKLLEKAQ; encoded by the coding sequence ATGTGGAAAAAAGGCATTTTAACTTTTACAGGATTGTGCGGTGCATGGTTCGGTTACACGGCATATCATCTGGCAGGAAAATCCGTCCCTTGGATGGCAGAATGGATTCAATCAGCGGGATTGTTGGGGGCTGGGGTATCAACCCTACTAGGTGCCGTATTGTTTATGTCCGTGTGTAACATCGGTGGGACATTAATGGCAACCAGACTGCATAATAGTATTGATTCTTTGGCCAAAGTACCGATGAATGAATTGGCTGCAGGTGCAGCGGGTACAGTTGCAGGACTATTGGTGGCCTTGCTGTTATATCCTTGTGTGGCATGGCTCGGGACGGCCGGAGAGGTGCTTCAGGTGGCGCTGACGGTCGTAAGTAGCTATACAGGCTATATGCTTGCCATGGCGAAGAAAGACGATCTGGCGGCCTTCTGGATGTCAGGACGTTGGGGGCATCCCGAGGTGGATGAAGACAGACGACTGGAAGAGCACAAAATTTTGGATACCAGTGTAATTATCGATGGTCGCATCGCAGATATATGCAAAACCGGATTTATCGAGGGCACGATTGTAATCCCGGAATTTGTTCTGGAGGAATTGCAGCACATTGCCGATTCATCGGACTTGCTCAAGCGGAACAGAGGACGGCGCGGGCTTGATATCCTGAATAAAATTCAGAAGGAATTGGACGTCAAAGTTCTCATTTACGAAGGTGATTTCGAGGAAATTTCCGAAGTGGACAGCAAGCTGGTCAAGCTCGCCAAGGTTCTTCAGGGCAAAGTTGTCACCAACGACTTCAACTTGAACAAGGTCTGTGAATTGCAAGGTGTATCCGTGCTAAATATCAATGATCTCGCCAATGCGGTTAAGCCCGTGGTATTACCAGGTGAGGAGATTATGGTGCAGATTATCAAAGATGGTAAGGAACACGGTCAAGGTGTAGCCTATCTGGATGATGGCACGATGATTGTTGTGGAAGGCGGACGCGAGTATATCGGCATGATGATGGAAGTGCTGGTGACCAGTGTGCTGCAGACGTCAGCAGGACGAATGATTTTTGCCAAGCCGAAACTGTTGGAAAAAGCCCAATAA